Proteins found in one Pontibacter sp. SGAir0037 genomic segment:
- the coaE gene encoding dephospho-CoA kinase (Dephospho-CoA kinase (CoaE) performs the final step in coenzyme A biosynthesis.): protein MLKVGITGGIGVGKSIVCRMFEHLGIPVYDADTRAKWVMLHDEPLKHELVQAFGAEAYNEAGELNRSYISGIVFKNPERLAQLNSLVHPRVRNDFSMWVAANQNAPYIIKEAALMYESEAWRQIDKMIAVFAPKDVRIKRLLIRDTHRTEADIQAIMDKQLREEEKMARADYIIYNDDHQLLIPQVLKLHEQLLEQSLS, encoded by the coding sequence ATGCTAAAAGTTGGTATAACAGGAGGAATAGGCGTAGGTAAATCTATTGTTTGCCGTATGTTTGAGCATTTAGGTATACCTGTTTATGATGCCGATACACGAGCAAAATGGGTAATGCTGCACGATGAACCGCTAAAGCATGAATTAGTGCAGGCTTTTGGAGCAGAGGCTTATAATGAAGCAGGTGAGCTGAATCGTTCTTATATCTCCGGAATTGTTTTTAAGAATCCGGAACGCCTGGCGCAGCTTAACAGTTTAGTGCATCCACGTGTACGGAATGACTTTAGCATGTGGGTAGCTGCAAACCAAAATGCTCCTTATATTATAAAAGAAGCGGCGCTTATGTATGAGTCGGAGGCCTGGCGGCAAATCGATAAAATGATTGCTGTTTTTGCTCCTAAAGATGTGCGCATCAAGCGTCTTTTGATACGTGATACACACCGTACAGAAGCCGATATACAGGCCATAATGGATAAGCAACTGAGAGAAGAAGAGAAGATGGCTCGTGCAGATTACATTATTTACAACGATGATCACCAGCTCCTGATTCCGCAGGTATTAAAGCTCCATGAGCAACTGCTCGAACAAAGCCTATCTTAA
- a CDS encoding PAS domain-containing sensor histidine kinase, producing the protein MKSESKTVSNFYTQGLTDMRYRLIIESLKDYAVFLLDPAGYVVSWSPGAQRIKQYTADDIIGKHFSIFYTSEAKASDYPAYELKEAKARGRFEDEGWRIRKDGSAFWANVIITPVYDDEKKLIGFSKVTRDLSERKKGEDDLYKAYEELKGNEERYRLLVEEVTDYAIFMLDPAGHVATWNEGAKRIKGYEAQEIIGKYFGKFYSREANETGFPAYELKMAKQVGRFEDEGWRYRKDGSAFWANVVITTIYNSKRELIGFSKITRDLTERKKLEEQLYRTNEELKESEEKSRLLVNSVKDYAIIMLNPEGLIVSWNGGAERIKGYKAAEIVGKHFSTFYSRESIETGFPQFELNKALEHGHFEDEGWRLRKDGTAFWANIVISPIYNTENRLLGFAKITRDLTEHLRNEELMRKNKELVRINNDLDNFVYTASHDLKSPITNLEGLLMALEEDLGSEKEKHEELLKRMSGSISTLKSVIADLADVTKLLQEKERPENVSIPELLEEVKESLRPLINSNKAEIHVESLEFETLIYSRKNLRSILFNLVANAIKYAAPQRTPQVIIKTALSETGEHTLSVSDNGLGIAHSQIGKIFSMFKRAHDHVEGSGIGLYLVKKILDNSGDRIVVESEEGKGSVFNVYFRQLRPLL; encoded by the coding sequence ATGAAGTCAGAATCTAAAACTGTTTCAAATTTTTATACTCAGGGGCTAACGGATATGCGTTATCGGTTAATCATTGAGAGCTTAAAAGACTATGCTGTTTTTTTGTTAGATCCTGCCGGTTATGTAGTAAGCTGGAGCCCTGGTGCGCAGCGCATAAAACAGTATACTGCTGATGATATCATAGGGAAACATTTTTCTATATTTTATACGTCCGAAGCTAAAGCCAGCGATTACCCGGCTTATGAGCTGAAAGAGGCCAAAGCCCGTGGGCGTTTCGAAGATGAAGGATGGCGCATTCGGAAAGACGGTTCAGCTTTCTGGGCCAATGTTATTATTACTCCGGTATATGACGATGAGAAAAAGCTCATAGGCTTTTCTAAAGTAACACGCGATCTGTCCGAAAGAAAAAAAGGGGAGGATGACCTTTATAAGGCGTATGAAGAGCTGAAGGGCAATGAGGAGCGATACAGGCTGCTGGTAGAAGAAGTAACAGATTACGCTATTTTTATGCTTGATCCGGCTGGCCATGTAGCCACCTGGAACGAAGGCGCGAAAAGAATAAAAGGGTATGAGGCCCAAGAAATCATAGGAAAATATTTCGGCAAGTTCTATAGCCGTGAGGCGAATGAAACCGGCTTTCCGGCCTATGAACTCAAGATGGCAAAGCAAGTAGGGCGCTTCGAGGACGAAGGCTGGCGATATCGGAAAGATGGATCTGCCTTCTGGGCCAATGTAGTTATCACTACTATTTATAACAGTAAACGCGAGCTTATCGGCTTCTCGAAAATAACCCGTGACCTTACAGAACGCAAAAAGCTAGAAGAACAGCTTTACCGCACAAACGAAGAGCTAAAAGAAAGCGAAGAGAAAAGCCGCTTGCTTGTAAATAGTGTAAAAGACTATGCCATTATCATGCTGAACCCTGAAGGGCTTATTGTAAGCTGGAATGGAGGTGCTGAGCGCATCAAAGGATACAAGGCAGCCGAGATAGTCGGGAAGCATTTTTCCACCTTTTACTCCCGTGAATCCATTGAAACCGGTTTTCCTCAGTTTGAGTTGAATAAAGCCCTGGAGCATGGCCATTTTGAAGATGAAGGGTGGCGGTTACGAAAAGACGGTACCGCTTTCTGGGCTAACATTGTGATCTCACCTATCTACAATACTGAGAACAGATTACTGGGCTTTGCTAAAATTACCCGCGATTTAACAGAGCACCTTCGCAACGAGGAGTTAATGCGGAAGAACAAGGAGCTGGTTCGTATCAACAACGACCTGGATAACTTTGTTTACACGGCCTCCCACGATCTCAAGTCGCCTATCACAAACCTGGAGGGATTGTTGATGGCTTTAGAAGAAGACCTGGGCTCTGAAAAAGAGAAGCATGAAGAGCTATTAAAAAGAATGAGTGGCTCTATTTCTACACTGAAAAGCGTTATTGCAGATCTGGCAGATGTGACCAAACTCTTACAGGAGAAGGAAAGGCCTGAAAATGTAAGCATCCCGGAACTGCTGGAGGAGGTAAAGGAAAGCTTACGGCCTTTAATAAACTCAAATAAAGCAGAAATACATGTTGAGAGCCTGGAGTTTGAAACGCTCATCTACTCCCGCAAGAACCTGCGTAGCATCCTGTTTAACCTGGTTGCCAATGCTATAAAATATGCAGCTCCGCAACGAACGCCCCAGGTAATTATAAAGACTGCTCTATCAGAGACAGGAGAGCATACGCTGTCTGTTTCCGACAACGGCTTGGGTATTGCTCATTCTCAGATAGGAAAAATATTTTCGATGTTTAAACGGGCGCACGATCATGTGGAGGGTTCGGGCATTGGGCTATACCTGGTGAAAAAAATTCTTGATAATTCCGGCGACAGGATAGTGGTTGAAAGCGAGGAGGGAAAAGGATCGGTTTTCAACGTTTATTTCAGGCAGCTAAGACCGCTGCTCTGA